In Pseudomonas campi, the sequence CGCCGTCCTGGCGCAGGTCGGAGAGGATCGGGTTCCAGGTCACCACTGCATCCCCTTTACCGCTACGCCAGACCTGGGCCAGGTCCTTGTCCGAGACGTTCTCGATGATCACATCGCTTTCCTGCAGGTGCGCCCATTCCAGCGCGCGGCCGAGCAGGTAGTGGGATACCGAGTTTTCCACCAGCAGGATGGTCTTGCCCTTGAGGTCCTTGATGTCGCGATTGCCGCCACGCACCAGGATGCCGTCGGCGCCGGCGGAGAAGTCACCGACGATCAGAGCGGTGGAGTCGACCCCGGCCGCAGCCGGAATGGTCAATGCGTCCATATTGGTCATGGCGCAGGCGGCGTAGTCGCCTTTGGTGTATTGCTCGATGGAGGCGACGTAGTCCGGCACCTGCTCGACCTCGATCTGGATGCCGTACTGTTTTGCCCACTTGTCGATGATGCCCTGTTCGGCCATCTGCCCCCAGAGCATCCAGCCGGCGTAGATCGACCAGCAGACCTTGAACTTGGGGGTTTCCGCGCTGGCGCCGAGTGGTTGCAGGAGGAGCAGGGCGAGCAGACTGGGGAGCAGGACGCGTAGTGACATGGAAGACCTCAGGCGGATTAACGAAAGGCGCACGGGACGGCGGCAATCATGTGCTGCGCGTTCTCCCGGGCTTTTGTCCCGCCGTGTAACCCCGATCGAGGTCGCCGACTCTCGGACCAGTCACTTGCCGCTCTGTGCAGAGGGGCGAGCCGGAACCCTAGTCAACCATTGTGTTGCGGTATTGAGGCGACTCCATGTGCCGCGGCAATCCTGTGCAGCGGCTGCTTAGCGAATGGCGTGCCAACCTGTGAAATAGCCTTGCGGATGTGAGCGGGGTCTCGTTATGACGCATCGAGTTGTGGCGGTAGGCACCGTAATAGAGCGGTTTGTGGATCATTTCAGTGCGCCAGGGCTGGACATGCGTGGATACAACTTATCGAGCCGGAGGTCACTGCACTTCAGTGCTGGGGGCGTGGTCAAACACAGTGGGAGCAATCCCAGGTGCCGACATTCGTCGTCGCCGTCCCAGCGGTCGAAGGAGGCCGCCATGTCCAGTCGATCAATCCTATGTGCAGTATTGGGCCTGACCTTGAGTGGTTGTGCCGTTTCGGATGATGGACGCTACTACGGTGGTTATTCCGGCGGCAGTAGCTATCACGTGCAGCGTTATGAGGTGTATCCGGCGTACCCCACGTACCGGGTTTACCGCTATGAGGATGACCGCCGTTACAACTGGCACCACGATCGCTATCAGGAGCGCCGCCACCATCACTATGCGCCGGGTTACGACGGGCGCTACGGCTGGCAGGGGCATGATCGTCGCCATGACCGCCGCGATGAACACCGTGGCCAGGAGCATGCGCGGCCGGTACCGAATGTCCATGGCTACAGGCCCTCGCGCCACGATGACAACCGCTACCAGCAGCGCGAGTACGGACGTAATCAGGTGCTCTCGCTTCCGCAGCCCGGCAAGCATTACCAGATCCAGCGTGAGGATCGACCGCGCCATCAGCAGCGTCATGACGAGAAAGAAAAGCGTCGAGAGCGCAATTAGCGTGGTCAATGGATGCGCATGAAAAAGCCGGTCTGCCAAATGGCAGGCCGGCTTTCTTTTGGCCACCTTGCGCTGGTTTATTCGCTAGAGGATGACCTTGTCGCGCAGCTTTTCGGCGGCATGGTTGAGCGCCTGGATGACTTTTTCCTTGTCGTAGTTCTGGATGCCGTTGGTATCCAGGTACATGGAGAAGCCGGGTAGTTCGTGTTCGACATAGCTGGACTTGGCGCCCAGGTCGCGGCGGAAGTCCACCACCTCGTAGATTTGCACCGGGCGGCTGAAGCCCTTGACCGTGATCTGGCCCTTGTCGCGGCACATGATCACGTCCTTGATCAGCGAGTAGGTCTCGTGGGAGATCAGGATCTCGCCGGCTTCGGCCGAGCTTTCCAGGCGGCTGGCCAGGTTCACTTCGCGACCGATGATGGTGTAGTCCATGCGCGTGTCGGCGCCGAAGTTGCCCACCGTGCAGTAGCCGGTGTTGAGGCCCATGCGGATTTCCAGCGGCTTGGTGATGCCCTGGGCACGCCACTGCTGGCGCAGCACTTTCATGTGCTTGCGCATGGCGATGGCCATGGACACGGCGTTGACGGCGTCCTGCTTGGCGCCCAGGGTCTTGGGGTCGCCGAAGAACACTAGGACGCTGTCGCCGACGAACTTGTCGATGGTGCCGCCGTACTTCAGGGCGATTTTCGACATTTCGTTGAGGTAGGTGTTGAGCAGGTCGGTGAGCTGCTCGGCTTCCAGCTCTTCGGACAGCTCGGTGAAGCCTTTGATGTCGGAGAAGAACACGGTGAGTTTCTTGCGCTGGGTTTCCAGGCGCACGTGCTTCTTGCCGCTGAAGATCATTTCCCAGACCTGCGGCGACAGGTACTTGGCCAGGTTGCGTGCCAGGCGGGCGGCTTTTTCCTGCTCCTTCTTGATCTCGCTGCGCACCAGGGTCAGGCGCTGGCCCTGGGCATGCACGAAGAAGGCGGTGATGCAGATATACAGAGTGGTCAGCAGGATGCTGACCATGGCCACCAGGATCGGCGTGGCCGCATTGATTTGCGGGTGCAGCAGGGCTGTGCACAGGGCCATGCTGCCAGCGGCGATCAGCAGGACCAGGCCCATGTGGCGCAGACCGCCGGAGATCAGTGCACTGAAACTGAGAGTCAGCAGGATCATCAGCCCCGGCACCACCGAGAAACCCATCAGCACGGCCGCCGTACCCGCATGGACGGCGTCGATGAACAGCAAGCCGAGGTGCGTCTGTTGTGGGTAGTCCTGCTTGAAGCGGTTGCCCAGGTGATGAGCCAGATGCGGGTAGAGCAGGGCGTAGGGCACCATCCACAGGATGTCGTAGGCGAAGTGCTGGGCGTAGGTGCCGGCGGCGATGCTGGCGGCGGAGGCGATGTAGGCCAGCACGCGTGAGTAGTATTCGCGCAGCAACGGGGCGGACTGAACCTGGGCAGGTGACTTCATGAAGTGAAACGATCCCCGATATTTTTCTGACGCTTCTAGTCGAGCGTTCAGAGGGTTTGCAAAACCTGAGCCAGTGGTATGGCAGGTGGGGGATCATAACCAAGCGTATGCTCGACGGCCAAGTACGACCGCCGAATGGTGATTTTCGGTGCTCGCCTGGTTCAGCTGGCCGCAGGCCGCATGGCGGCTTTGTAGATGGATTGCCGTGGCTGGGCGAAGACCCGGCGCAACATGGGCTCGAAGAACGCCAACGGCAGGGTTTCGCCTTGCGGATCAAAGGCGGCGGCGTCGTAACGGGCGCAGAACTCGATGGTGCGCTGGTACTGCGGATGGTCCTTGAACTGCTCGCGCAGGTGCCGATCCAGGCCCAAATGGTGGAAGAAATAGTAGCCCTGGAAGATCCCGTGCTTCTCCACCATCCACAGGTTTTCCGCGCTGACGAAGGGCTTGAGGATGGCGGCGGCGATATCCGGGTGGTTGTAGCTGCCGAGGGTGTCGCCGATGTCGTGGAGCAGGGCGCAGACCACGTACTCCTCATCCTCGCCGGCGCGGTGGGCCAGGGTGGCGGCCTGCAGCGAGTGGGTCAGACGATCCACCGGAAAACCGCCGAAGTCGCCATCCAGCAGCTTGAGGTGGCTCAGAATGCGATCCGGCAGGTGGGCGGCGTAGTGGGCGAAATCCTCGGCGATGATGGCCCAGTCCTCGGCCTGGCCGTCTTCCATGTGGGTGAAGCGGGCGCGGCTGTTCATCAGGTCGGTCTCGTTCTTGTTGTTGCCGATGATGGCTTGATCAGAAGCGGATGCGCCCGGTGCAGGCATCCTTGAGCATCACCCAGTCGCCCATCAGGCTGTACAACGGGTACTGGAAGGTGGCGGGGCGGTTCTTCTCGAACACGAAGTGGCCAACCCAGGCAAAGCCATAGCCCGCGACCGGCAGGGCCAGCAGCCAGAGCCATTGCTGGGTCAGCAGGCTGTAACCGAGGATGGCAAGGACCAGCAGGCTGCCGACATAGTGCAGACGCCGGCAGATATCGTTGCTGTGCTCCTGCAGGTAATAGGGATAGAACTCGGCAAAGCTCTGATAGCGTTCGGTGGGTGCGGCGCTCATGGCGTACCTCCTGTCATTGTCGACGGACAGTGTAGGGTGGCTGTCTTCTGCGGCCAGTGACATACAGTGCCAGTTTAGTATCCTTGCGCCGCCAGCCTGCGCTTGAACAGAACAAGAATCAGCCTATGAGCGAACGTACCACTTCATCCAGTTGGGCTTCCGGCATTGTTGCGGCGCTGGAGCTTGGCGGTGTTGACTGCCGCAGCCTGTTTGTCCGCCTGGGCATGGAGTACGCGGCGCTCAGCGATGCCGATGCGCGCTTCCCGCAGGATGGCATGACCCGCCTGTGGCACCTGGCCGTGGAAGCCTCCGGCAATCCGGCGATCGGTCTGAACATGGCGAAGACCCTGCGTCCGTCGTCGTTCAACGTGGTGGGTTATGCGGTGATGTCCAGCCGCAATCTGCAGGAGGGTTTCACCCGTCTGGTGCGCTATCAGCGGATCATCGGCGAGGGCGCCGACCTCAGTTTCCACCCCACGCCGGAAGGCTACGAGATCGT encodes:
- a CDS encoding putative urea ABC transporter substrate-binding protein, with protein sequence MSLRVLLPSLLALLLLQPLGASAETPKFKVCWSIYAGWMLWGQMAEQGIIDKWAKQYGIQIEVEQVPDYVASIEQYTKGDYAACAMTNMDALTIPAAAGVDSTALIVGDFSAGADGILVRGGNRDIKDLKGKTILLVENSVSHYLLGRALEWAHLQESDVIIENVSDKDLAQVWRSGKGDAVVTWNPILSDLRQDGDTTQVFSSHHIPGEILDLLVINSATLTEHPELGKALTGAWYEGMRLMGMPTAEGKAARTQMANAADTTLEDFDLQLKTIRSFYSPRSAHAFASSEKMPLMMERVAQFADAHHLLGNQGNGLDLLGISFSGNRVLGNPAQIKLRFDPSYMQQAAEAKL
- a CDS encoding adenylate/guanylate cyclase domain-containing protein, which codes for MKSPAQVQSAPLLREYYSRVLAYIASAASIAAGTYAQHFAYDILWMVPYALLYPHLAHHLGNRFKQDYPQQTHLGLLFIDAVHAGTAAVLMGFSVVPGLMILLTLSFSALISGGLRHMGLVLLIAAGSMALCTALLHPQINAATPILVAMVSILLTTLYICITAFFVHAQGQRLTLVRSEIKKEQEKAARLARNLAKYLSPQVWEMIFSGKKHVRLETQRKKLTVFFSDIKGFTELSEELEAEQLTDLLNTYLNEMSKIALKYGGTIDKFVGDSVLVFFGDPKTLGAKQDAVNAVSMAIAMRKHMKVLRQQWRAQGITKPLEIRMGLNTGYCTVGNFGADTRMDYTIIGREVNLASRLESSAEAGEILISHETYSLIKDVIMCRDKGQITVKGFSRPVQIYEVVDFRRDLGAKSSYVEHELPGFSMYLDTNGIQNYDKEKVIQALNHAAEKLRDKVIL
- a CDS encoding HD domain-containing protein, which encodes MNSRARFTHMEDGQAEDWAIIAEDFAHYAAHLPDRILSHLKLLDGDFGGFPVDRLTHSLQAATLAHRAGEDEEYVVCALLHDIGDTLGSYNHPDIAAAILKPFVSAENLWMVEKHGIFQGYYFFHHLGLDRHLREQFKDHPQYQRTIEFCARYDAAAFDPQGETLPLAFFEPMLRRVFAQPRQSIYKAAMRPAAS
- a CDS encoding Mpo1-like protein; this translates as MSAAPTERYQSFAEFYPYYLQEHSNDICRRLHYVGSLLVLAILGYSLLTQQWLWLLALPVAGYGFAWVGHFVFEKNRPATFQYPLYSLMGDWVMLKDACTGRIRF